A stretch of DNA from Sebaldella sp. S0638:
TACTTCTAATTGCGGTTTCAAATTTTCCATTGCTCTTCTGAATACTTCTATTCCTTCTTCATTAGTTTCAGCTGTAATTTGATCTAATGCAGTATAGAAAATATTTTCTGAAATAGATTTCTTACCGTCATACATAAGGCTGTTTAGAAACTTAGTTACTAGTTTATCTCCATATCTTGAATCTGGTAATACATCTCTTCTCTCGGCTTTTCTTCTTCTTGACATGCCTAAAGTTACCTCCTAATCTTATTTTTTATCTTTCTTTGTTCCGTATCTAGATCTAGCTTGTTTTCTGTTTACTACTCCTGCAGTATCCAGAGCTCCTCTGATTATCTTATATCTTACCCCCGGCAAATCTTTTGTTCTTCCTCCTCTGATTAATACAATCGAGTGTTCCTGTAAGTTATGCCCGATTCCAGGTATATAAGCTGTTACTTCAATACCGTTTACTAATTTAACCCTTGCTACTTTTCTTAATGCTGAGTTTGGTTTCTTTGGTGTAGTCGTATATACTCTTACACAAACTCCTCTTTTTTGTGGGTTACCTTTTAGAGCTGGTGATTTTTTCTTTTTTTCCGAAGTTGATCTCCCGTGTCTAACTAATTGATTAATAGTAGGCATTTTTCCTCCTCCCAAATTTTTAGATTTTAGATTTTATATATGAAAAATATCATTAACAAATTTACACAAAAATTGCCATGATTTTTAGTCAT
This window harbors:
- the rpsL gene encoding 30S ribosomal protein S12, whose protein sequence is MPTINQLVRHGRSTSEKKKKSPALKGNPQKRGVCVRVYTTTPKKPNSALRKVARVKLVNGIEVTAYIPGIGHNLQEHSIVLIRGGRTKDLPGVRYKIIRGALDTAGVVNRKQARSRYGTKKDKK